A single genomic interval of Arthrobacter sp. NicSoilB8 harbors:
- a CDS encoding HipA domain-containing protein: MRHRIADVYKAGVLAARLERHDGGTKFSYLPAYLASGGPAVASSLPLTAAPVLSAAGAAPPYFTGLLPEGRRLKALRRSVKTSVDDELSLLIAAGANPVGDVQIVGHGEKLDPDEHAVELDPGIPVDFDALLGDSGLIDPVALAGVQDKLSAGMISMPVASAGRRYILKLNAPEFPHVVENEHAMFRYAERLRIPLSRVQLIRDVAGRPGLLVERFDRVPVARAAGASPNAVQRLAVEDGAQVLGLYPADKYNVGYGQVCHALAAYCAAQLPALRNLALQAAFAWLTGNGDLHAKNVSMVQQPTGEWSIAPVYDIPSTVVYGDKTLALTLGGKRTGISRKHFLGWAAGMGLTERAAVQILELALKASGPLLADLGSGTAFSSMADDGASPFSAIVTRDWLKELKHRRRLMEG; this comes from the coding sequence ATGAGGCACCGCATCGCTGACGTTTACAAGGCCGGGGTGCTGGCGGCGCGGCTGGAACGGCACGACGGCGGCACCAAGTTCAGTTACCTGCCGGCGTATCTGGCGTCCGGGGGACCCGCCGTCGCGAGCTCCCTGCCGCTGACGGCGGCCCCCGTGCTGTCTGCCGCGGGGGCCGCCCCGCCGTATTTCACCGGGCTTCTGCCCGAGGGCCGGCGGCTGAAAGCGCTTCGCCGCTCCGTCAAGACCAGCGTGGATGACGAGCTGTCCCTGCTCATCGCGGCCGGCGCCAATCCGGTGGGCGACGTGCAAATCGTGGGCCACGGCGAGAAACTGGACCCGGACGAGCACGCTGTCGAGCTTGACCCCGGGATCCCCGTGGATTTCGATGCCCTGCTGGGCGACTCCGGGCTGATCGACCCGGTGGCGCTTGCGGGCGTGCAGGACAAACTGTCGGCAGGGATGATCTCCATGCCGGTGGCCAGCGCCGGCCGGCGGTACATCCTCAAACTCAACGCGCCCGAATTTCCGCACGTGGTCGAGAACGAACACGCGATGTTCCGCTATGCGGAGCGGCTGCGGATACCCCTGAGCCGGGTCCAGCTGATCCGCGACGTCGCAGGCCGGCCGGGGCTGCTCGTGGAGCGCTTCGACCGGGTGCCGGTCGCGAGGGCGGCGGGGGCGTCTCCGAACGCGGTGCAGCGGCTCGCCGTCGAGGACGGGGCGCAGGTTCTGGGGCTCTACCCGGCCGACAAGTACAACGTGGGTTACGGGCAGGTGTGCCATGCGCTCGCGGCGTACTGCGCGGCGCAGCTGCCGGCGCTGCGGAATCTGGCCCTTCAGGCGGCATTCGCGTGGCTCACTGGCAACGGAGACCTGCACGCGAAGAACGTTTCCATGGTGCAGCAGCCGACGGGGGAGTGGTCCATCGCTCCGGTCTACGACATTCCCTCCACCGTGGTCTACGGGGACAAGACGCTCGCGCTCACCCTTGGCGGCAAGCGGACGGGGATATCCCGCAAGCACTTTCTGGGCTGGGCCGCGGGGATGGGGCTGACGGAGCGCGCCGCTGTCCAGATACTGGAGCTGGCGCTGAAGGCCTCCGGGCCGCTGCTGGCTGACCTTGGGTCGGGTACGGCCTTCAGTTCCATGGCCGACGACGGCGCCTCACCGTTTTCGGCGATTGTCACCCGCGACTGGCTCAAGGAACTCAAACACCGGCGCAGGCTCATGGAGGGGTGA
- a CDS encoding helix-turn-helix transcriptional regulator gives MALSFPDQLAAGVRARRGSLRLSQRELAELAGVSERFVRFVEQGKRTVQLDSLIALLDTLGLELRVQTRTSAAARALAGPHAGHELPAHELPAHELRADREPGIGPEARP, from the coding sequence ATGGCGTTGTCTTTTCCGGACCAACTCGCCGCCGGGGTCCGGGCCCGGCGCGGGTCGCTCCGGCTGAGCCAGCGTGAACTGGCCGAACTCGCCGGAGTCTCCGAGCGCTTCGTCCGGTTCGTCGAGCAGGGCAAACGCACGGTGCAGTTGGACTCCCTGATCGCGCTCCTGGACACCCTGGGACTGGAGCTTCGGGTGCAGACCCGGACCAGCGCCGCCGCCCGCGCCCTGGCAGGCCCACATGCTGGCCACGAACTGCCCGCCCACGAACTGCCCGCCCACGAACTGCGTGCCGACAGGGAGCCGGGGATCGGGCCGGAGGCCCGGCCATGA
- a CDS encoding glucose 1-dehydrogenase produces MGRLDGKVALISGAARGIGGATATRMLQEGAKVVVGDVLDEDGTALAAQLGDSARYVHLDVTSPADWEQAVGEAVSAFGGLSILVNNAGIVNFGRIDEYPHEQWARIIDVNLTGVFNGIKAAAPVLARSSPASIINISSIAGLRGYEQLAGYTASKFGVRGLTKAAAMDLGGLGIRVNSVHPGVIETPMTAGMTFDTGHVPLHRIGQPTEVADLAVYLAADESSFVTGAEFVIDGGETAGSVAAAPADVPGN; encoded by the coding sequence ATGGGACGGCTGGACGGCAAAGTGGCATTGATTAGCGGCGCTGCCCGCGGCATCGGCGGGGCCACGGCCACCCGGATGCTGCAGGAAGGCGCGAAGGTGGTGGTCGGCGATGTCCTCGACGAGGACGGGACCGCACTGGCGGCCCAGCTTGGCGACAGCGCCCGGTACGTGCATCTGGACGTGACTAGCCCTGCAGACTGGGAGCAGGCGGTGGGCGAGGCCGTCAGCGCCTTTGGCGGCCTCAGCATCCTGGTTAACAACGCCGGAATCGTGAACTTCGGCCGGATCGATGAGTACCCGCACGAGCAATGGGCCCGGATCATCGACGTGAACCTCACGGGTGTGTTCAACGGCATCAAGGCCGCCGCGCCGGTCCTGGCCCGCTCCAGCCCAGCCTCCATCATCAATATCTCGTCGATCGCGGGGCTGCGCGGGTATGAACAGCTGGCCGGGTACACGGCGTCCAAATTCGGTGTCCGCGGCCTGACCAAGGCCGCCGCCATGGATCTCGGCGGCCTGGGCATCCGCGTCAACTCCGTCCACCCGGGGGTCATCGAGACGCCCATGACCGCGGGCATGACCTTCGACACCGGCCACGTCCCGCTGCACCGGATCGGCCAGCCGACGGAGGTCGCGGACCTTGCGGTGTACCTCGCCGCGGACGAATCCTCCTTTGTCACGGGGGCTGAATTCGTGATCGACGGCGGGGAAACCGCGGGTTCGGTCGCGGCGGCCCCCGCCGACGTGCCGGGGAACTAG
- a CDS encoding L-lactate dehydrogenase has product MSGKSGSKLAVVGAGSVGTSLAYAALIRGSASHVALFDVNTVKAEAEVLDLAHGTQFAAASATVTGGGDISATEGADVVVVTAGAKQAPGQTRLDLAGTNVRILEGLMPQLLTHAPDAVYVLVTNPCDVLTVAAQKISGLPTSRIFSSGTVLDTSRLRWHLAERAGVSLASVHASMVGEHGDTEFPVWSGATIGPVPIRNWTADGERIFTSELLAETAREVTQAAYKVIAGKGATNYAIGLSGARIVEALLRAENAVLPVSTVLDGQYGISGVALSLPSVVGHGGVLKVLDTPMDDGEIASLHHSAETLQQSLATLGI; this is encoded by the coding sequence ATGTCCGGAAAGAGCGGTTCAAAACTGGCGGTGGTCGGCGCCGGGAGCGTCGGCACATCCCTCGCCTACGCGGCCCTGATCCGCGGTTCGGCCAGCCACGTGGCCTTGTTCGACGTCAACACCGTCAAAGCCGAGGCCGAGGTGCTGGATCTGGCCCACGGGACGCAGTTCGCAGCCGCGTCGGCTACCGTCACGGGCGGCGGGGATATCTCCGCGACGGAGGGCGCCGACGTCGTGGTTGTGACGGCCGGCGCCAAACAGGCCCCGGGCCAGACCCGCCTGGACCTGGCCGGCACCAATGTCCGCATCCTCGAGGGACTCATGCCCCAGTTGCTGACTCACGCCCCGGACGCCGTCTATGTGCTCGTCACGAACCCGTGCGACGTGCTGACGGTCGCCGCACAGAAGATCTCCGGCTTGCCGACATCGCGGATCTTCTCCTCCGGCACCGTCCTGGATACCTCGCGGCTCCGCTGGCACCTGGCCGAACGTGCCGGCGTCTCGCTCGCCAGCGTCCACGCCAGCATGGTTGGCGAACATGGCGACACGGAGTTCCCGGTCTGGTCCGGCGCCACGATCGGCCCCGTCCCGATCCGCAACTGGACCGCCGACGGCGAACGGATCTTCACCTCCGAACTCCTGGCCGAAACCGCGCGGGAGGTGACGCAGGCGGCCTATAAGGTGATCGCCGGCAAGGGCGCCACCAACTACGCCATCGGGCTGTCCGGCGCCCGGATCGTCGAGGCCCTGCTGCGCGCTGAAAACGCGGTGCTTCCCGTCTCCACCGTGTTGGACGGGCAATACGGAATTTCCGGCGTTGCGCTCTCGCTGCCCAGCGTCGTGGGGCATGGCGGCGTCCTCAAGGTACTGGACACCCCCATGGACGACGGCGAAATCGCGTCCCTGCACCACTCGGCGGAAACGCTGCAGCAGAGCCTCGCCACCCTGGGGATCTGA
- a CDS encoding cation diffusion facilitator family transporter — protein MSRPADAVHGGDHGHGGHSHANRDPTSTHDHDHNHDVELPHSHDHDDSHGHSHPTGLKGWLHEVFVPHSHDSADSIDHALESSTQGIRAVKVSLAGLGATSLFQLVIVLVSGSVALLADTVHNFSDALTGVPLWIAFLLGRRKPTRTYTYGFGRAEDLAGLFIVAMIALSAVVAAVESVLRFFEPQPVQNLGWVLAAGVVGFAGNELVAIYRIRVGRQIGSAALIADGVHARTDGFTSLAVVAGVAGVWLGFPLADPLVGLLISVAIMVLLWGTVRDVGRRLMDGVDPALSDRLSAVVGRHADGGTSRLRWSGHRLHAEITVPMTAGARLSDLAAVAAHLEEGAREALPHLGSVTVVPAVTRPPRPN, from the coding sequence ATGAGCCGGCCCGCCGACGCCGTGCACGGCGGCGACCACGGCCACGGCGGCCACTCCCACGCCAATCGCGATCCCACCAGCACCCACGACCATGACCACAATCACGACGTCGAACTCCCGCACAGCCATGACCACGACGACTCCCACGGCCACAGCCACCCGACGGGTCTGAAGGGCTGGCTTCACGAAGTCTTCGTACCGCATTCGCATGATTCCGCGGACTCCATTGACCACGCCCTCGAATCCAGCACGCAGGGCATCCGCGCGGTCAAGGTGTCGCTGGCGGGCCTCGGCGCCACGTCGCTGTTCCAGCTCGTGATTGTGCTGGTCAGTGGCTCCGTGGCGCTCCTCGCGGACACCGTCCACAATTTCTCGGACGCCCTGACCGGGGTGCCGCTCTGGATCGCGTTCCTCCTCGGCCGGCGCAAGCCCACCCGCACCTACACCTACGGCTTCGGCCGCGCGGAGGATCTCGCCGGCCTGTTCATCGTGGCCATGATCGCGCTCTCCGCAGTAGTCGCCGCCGTCGAATCCGTCCTCCGCTTCTTCGAGCCGCAGCCCGTCCAGAATCTGGGCTGGGTCCTGGCTGCCGGCGTGGTGGGCTTCGCCGGCAACGAGCTGGTCGCGATCTACCGGATCCGCGTCGGCCGGCAGATCGGCTCCGCGGCGCTGATCGCCGACGGCGTCCACGCCCGCACCGACGGCTTCACGTCGCTCGCCGTCGTTGCCGGCGTCGCGGGCGTCTGGCTGGGCTTTCCCCTCGCCGATCCCCTCGTGGGACTGCTGATTTCGGTGGCGATCATGGTTCTGCTGTGGGGCACGGTGCGCGACGTCGGACGCCGGCTTATGGACGGCGTCGATCCCGCTCTCTCGGACCGGCTCTCCGCAGTGGTTGGCAGGCATGCGGACGGCGGAACTTCCCGCCTCCGCTGGTCCGGCCACCGGCTGCACGCCGAAATCACCGTGCCCATGACCGCCGGCGCCCGCCTGTCAGACCTTGCCGCGGTGGCGGCGCACCTTGAGGAGGGCGCCCGGGAAGCGCTGCCGCACCTGGGATCCGTTACCGTGGTGCCTGCCGTGACGCGGCCCCCTCGGCCCAACTAA
- a CDS encoding metalloregulator ArsR/SmtB family transcription factor, translating to MQIDVESPYVELAVEVFSMLADATRVRLILALGGGEMPVNALAEKVGKPAAAVSQHLAKMRLGGMVATRQEGTRVYYRLQNDHARELVMDAIHQAEHALGTAPRHTS from the coding sequence ATGCAGATTGATGTGGAGAGCCCCTATGTGGAACTGGCCGTCGAGGTGTTTTCCATGCTGGCGGACGCAACCCGGGTGCGGCTGATCCTTGCCCTTGGCGGCGGTGAGATGCCGGTCAATGCCTTGGCGGAGAAGGTGGGGAAGCCCGCGGCTGCTGTTTCGCAGCATCTGGCCAAGATGCGGCTCGGCGGCATGGTGGCGACCCGGCAGGAAGGGACTCGGGTGTACTACCGTTTGCAGAACGATCATGCGCGCGAACTCGTCATGGATGCCATCCACCAGGCTGAGCACGCGCTTGGCACGGCGCCAAGGCATACGTCATGA
- a CDS encoding DUF305 domain-containing protein — protein MNKTLTISATALAAIIALAACSTGSGSGSSASGMSPTSSGTMAASSAPAAADASHNGTDTLFAQGMIPHHAQAVEMSGMMLAKPGIDARITALATKIKAAQGPEIERMTGWLQAWNESAQMAGGHAMSGMMGEDELKTLDAAQGNEAAKLFLTQMIAHHEGAVEMANAEVRSGKNAEAVQLGRDIAAAQTAEIAEMKQLLAAL, from the coding sequence ATGAACAAGACCCTCACCATTTCCGCGACCGCCCTCGCTGCGATCATCGCACTGGCTGCCTGCTCCACCGGCTCCGGCTCCGGCAGTTCCGCATCCGGAATGAGCCCCACCAGCAGCGGCACCATGGCTGCAAGCTCCGCGCCGGCCGCCGCCGACGCCAGCCACAACGGCACCGACACGCTCTTTGCCCAGGGCATGATCCCCCACCATGCGCAGGCCGTGGAGATGAGCGGGATGATGCTGGCAAAGCCCGGGATCGATGCGAGGATCACGGCACTGGCCACGAAGATCAAGGCCGCGCAGGGCCCTGAGATCGAGCGGATGACGGGCTGGCTCCAGGCCTGGAACGAGTCCGCGCAGATGGCCGGCGGCCATGCCATGTCCGGCATGATGGGCGAGGACGAGCTCAAGACACTCGACGCCGCCCAAGGCAACGAGGCCGCGAAGCTGTTCCTCACCCAGATGATTGCCCATCACGAGGGTGCCGTCGAGATGGCGAATGCGGAGGTCCGCAGCGGCAAGAACGCCGAGGCCGTCCAGCTGGGCAGGGACATTGCGGCCGCCCAGACCGCGGAAATCGCGGAGATGAAGCAACTGCTCGCCGCGTTGTAG
- a CDS encoding FadR/GntR family transcriptional regulator: MNLSDSRTAGQPLARLSAAEAVFNVLRSEIESGKLGVGARLSSEATLAQQYGVSRSVVREALRSCTALGLTVTKTGRGTFVIANHVAKDLVLGQYSARDLTEARPHIEVPAAGLAAERRSSEELDTMRDIVAAMTAEDDPEVWVGLDSSFHALIARASRNKVFENVVAEIREALAHQSETLNMVADRQHASDEEHRRILAAIEAGDAATARIAMSQHLHAVGVALDSILNP; the protein is encoded by the coding sequence GTGAACCTGTCAGACAGCCGGACAGCAGGACAGCCTCTAGCCCGCCTCAGCGCGGCCGAGGCAGTCTTCAACGTCCTCCGCTCCGAAATCGAATCCGGCAAGCTGGGCGTCGGCGCCAGGCTGAGCTCCGAGGCCACGCTTGCCCAGCAGTACGGCGTGAGCCGCTCTGTGGTCCGCGAGGCCCTGCGCTCCTGCACGGCCCTGGGCCTGACGGTCACCAAGACCGGGCGGGGAACGTTCGTCATTGCCAACCACGTGGCCAAAGACCTGGTCTTGGGCCAGTACTCCGCACGCGACCTCACGGAGGCGCGTCCGCACATCGAGGTTCCCGCCGCCGGGCTGGCCGCGGAACGCCGCTCGTCCGAGGAACTGGACACCATGCGGGACATCGTCGCCGCGATGACCGCCGAGGACGACCCCGAAGTGTGGGTGGGCCTGGACTCGAGCTTTCACGCGTTGATCGCGCGGGCCAGCCGGAACAAGGTGTTCGAAAACGTCGTCGCCGAGATCCGCGAGGCCCTGGCCCACCAGTCCGAGACCCTGAACATGGTGGCGGACCGCCAGCACGCCTCCGACGAGGAGCACCGGCGCATCCTGGCCGCCATCGAGGCCGGCGACGCGGCGACGGCCCGCATCGCCATGAGCCAGCACCTCCATGCCGTTGGCGTCGCCCTCGACTCGATCCTCAACCCCTGA
- a CDS encoding asparaginase, whose protein sequence is MISPALAHIPALLAPERLPQYAPLAVQTRDGLVESVHYGSVIATAADGRTLLAAGEPLAPFYPRSALKPLQAVAMVRAGLDLPDELLALAAASHSGAAIHREGSRRILDLHGLTPRVLENSTDLPYGAREREKWLRDGGQATQLAQNCSGKHAAMAATCVINGWPVQGYLDPAHPLQQLVARTVTDLTGEEPERTSTDGCGTPLFALTLRGMARAFGKLAAEAEAGDGAEACVARAMRRRPEMVAGEDRDVTALMRLVPGLLAKDGFEGVQLVGLPDGRAVAVKISDGGDRARMPVTVRVLAALDVDTSPLARIAAAPVLGGGRPVGLLQATEFLAAPDARNDSDAPDAL, encoded by the coding sequence ATGATTTCTCCCGCCCTCGCGCACATCCCGGCCCTGCTTGCTCCGGAGAGGCTCCCGCAGTACGCCCCGCTCGCAGTCCAGACCCGCGACGGGCTGGTCGAGAGCGTCCATTACGGCTCGGTGATCGCCACCGCAGCGGACGGCCGGACCCTCCTGGCCGCCGGCGAGCCCCTCGCCCCGTTCTACCCGCGCTCCGCCCTCAAGCCGCTGCAGGCTGTCGCCATGGTCCGCGCCGGGCTGGACCTCCCTGACGAACTCCTCGCCCTCGCGGCTGCCAGCCATTCCGGTGCCGCCATCCACCGCGAAGGTTCCCGGCGCATCCTTGACCTGCATGGGCTCACGCCCCGGGTCCTCGAGAACAGCACCGACCTCCCCTACGGCGCCCGCGAGCGCGAGAAATGGCTCCGTGACGGCGGCCAAGCCACCCAACTGGCGCAGAACTGCTCCGGAAAACACGCCGCGATGGCCGCCACCTGCGTCATCAACGGCTGGCCGGTCCAGGGATACCTGGACCCGGCTCACCCGCTGCAGCAGCTCGTGGCCCGGACCGTGACGGACCTGACCGGCGAGGAGCCGGAGCGCACATCCACTGACGGCTGCGGCACCCCGCTCTTCGCCCTCACCCTGCGCGGCATGGCCCGGGCCTTCGGCAAGCTGGCCGCGGAAGCCGAAGCCGGCGACGGTGCGGAAGCTTGCGTCGCGCGCGCCATGCGCCGCCGCCCCGAAATGGTTGCCGGCGAGGACCGCGATGTCACCGCGCTGATGCGCCTTGTCCCGGGCCTGCTGGCCAAGGACGGCTTCGAGGGCGTCCAGCTGGTGGGACTGCCCGACGGCCGCGCCGTCGCCGTGAAGATCTCCGACGGCGGAGACCGCGCCAGGATGCCGGTCACCGTGCGGGTCCTGGCCGCGCTCGACGTCGACACCTCGCCCCTGGCGCGCATCGCCGCGGCCCCGGTGCTGGGCGGCGGCCGGCCCGTCGGGCTGCTGCAGGCGACCGAGTTCCTCGCCGCCCCCGACGCCCGCAACGACTCCGACGCCCCCGACGCCCTGTAA
- a CDS encoding aspartate ammonia-lyase, with amino-acid sequence MTPIDERADFRSEHDLLGNRDVPADAYWGVHTLRAVENFPITGQPLSSNMHLVRGLAAVKLAAARTNHELGLLDAERAQAIEDACADVMNGKLSDQFVVDVIQGGAGTSSNMNANEVIANRALEILGHPKGDYARLHPNDHVNLSQSTNDVYPTAVKLGTIFAARELLDALTELEDAFAAKALEFRTVVKMGRTQLQDAVPMTLGQEFGTYAVTIGEDRLRLAEADLLIHEINLGATAIGTGLNAPAGYAEAACRHLAEITGLPLVTAVDLIEATQDVGAFVHLSGVLKRVAVKLSKICNDLRLLSSGPRAGLGEINLPAVQSGSSIMPGKINPVIPEVVSQVAYEVVGNDVTITMAAEAGQLQLNAFEPIIVHSLHKSISHLEAACRTLTARCVRGITANTERLRLTVEQSIGLVTALNPHLGYATATAIAQEALATGKGVAELVLEHGLLTDEQLTELLSPHRLANLSK; translated from the coding sequence ATGACCCCGATCGACGAACGCGCAGACTTCCGCTCCGAACACGACCTCCTGGGCAACCGTGACGTTCCCGCCGACGCCTACTGGGGCGTCCACACCCTCCGGGCCGTAGAGAACTTCCCCATCACCGGCCAGCCGCTCTCCTCCAACATGCACCTGGTCCGCGGCCTGGCCGCCGTGAAACTGGCCGCCGCCCGCACCAACCACGAGCTCGGACTCCTCGACGCCGAGCGCGCCCAGGCCATCGAGGATGCCTGCGCCGACGTCATGAACGGCAAGCTCAGCGATCAGTTCGTGGTGGACGTCATCCAGGGCGGCGCCGGGACGTCGTCGAACATGAACGCCAACGAGGTGATCGCCAACCGGGCCCTGGAAATCCTCGGACACCCGAAGGGCGACTACGCGCGGCTGCACCCCAACGACCACGTCAACCTCAGCCAGTCCACGAACGACGTCTACCCCACCGCGGTCAAGCTCGGCACCATCTTCGCCGCCCGGGAGCTACTGGACGCGCTCACCGAACTTGAAGACGCCTTCGCCGCGAAAGCCCTCGAATTCCGCACCGTGGTCAAGATGGGCCGCACCCAGCTGCAGGACGCCGTCCCCATGACGCTCGGCCAGGAATTCGGCACCTACGCCGTCACGATCGGCGAGGACCGGCTCCGCCTGGCCGAAGCCGACCTGCTGATCCACGAAATCAACCTCGGCGCCACGGCGATCGGCACCGGCCTGAACGCCCCGGCCGGGTACGCCGAGGCCGCCTGCCGGCACCTGGCCGAGATCACGGGCCTGCCGCTCGTCACGGCGGTGGACCTGATCGAAGCCACCCAGGACGTCGGCGCGTTTGTGCACCTCTCCGGCGTGCTCAAACGGGTCGCCGTGAAACTGTCCAAGATCTGCAACGACCTCCGGCTGCTCTCCTCCGGCCCGCGCGCCGGCCTCGGCGAAATCAACCTCCCCGCGGTGCAGTCCGGCTCCTCGATCATGCCCGGCAAGATCAACCCGGTCATCCCGGAAGTGGTCAGCCAGGTGGCCTACGAGGTCGTCGGCAACGACGTCACCATCACCATGGCCGCCGAGGCAGGCCAGCTCCAGCTCAACGCCTTCGAACCGATCATTGTCCACAGCCTCCACAAGAGCATCTCCCACTTGGAAGCCGCCTGCCGCACCCTCACGGCCCGCTGCGTCCGGGGCATCACCGCCAACACCGAACGGCTCCGCCTCACGGTGGAACAGTCAATCGGCCTCGTCACCGCCCTGAACCCGCATCTGGGCTACGCCACGGCCACGGCCATCGCGCAGGAAGCCCTCGCGACCGGCAAGGGAGTCGCGGAGCTCGTGCTCGAACACGGGCTGCTCACCGACGAGCAGCTCACCGAGCTCCTCAGCCCGCACCGCCTGGCCAACCTGAGCAAATAG
- a CDS encoding amino acid permease has protein sequence MTYPETARAQKQPAQQAVTDHTIPAHAHASEAALHAEDQGYHKGLKPRQVQMIAIGGAIGTGLFMGAGGRLATAGPALIISYAVCGFFAFMILRALGELVMHRPSSGSFVSYAREFFGEKAAFVTGWLYWLNWAMTAIVDITAVALYMNFFKKYWAPIADVPQWAWALAALILVLGLNLISVKVFGELEFWFALIKVVALVSFLLVGIYFVIFGTPVAGQEVGFSLITDNGGMFPNGLLPAVVVMQGVVFAYASIELIGTAAGETENPEKIMPRAINTVIVRIAVFYVGSLVLLSLLLPYSSYKAGESPFVTFFGSIGVDGVDAIMNLVVLTAALSSLNAGLYSTGRIMRSMSVSGSAPKFAARMNKSGVPYGGIGLTAGVAVLGVILNAVVPAEAFEIVLNVASLGIISTWAMIVLCQMQLARLAARGELLRPAFRMPGAPVTGWITLAFLLAVLVLMAFDSPVGTWTIASLAVIVPLLMLGWRLCRHRILEIAAVRDGFTGPYPLVTARAARPAGSDGRDGSDRRDSE, from the coding sequence ATGACTTATCCCGAAACTGCCCGCGCCCAAAAACAGCCTGCCCAACAGGCCGTCACCGACCACACCATTCCGGCGCATGCCCACGCCTCCGAAGCCGCGCTCCACGCCGAGGACCAGGGCTACCACAAGGGCCTGAAACCCCGGCAGGTCCAGATGATCGCGATCGGCGGCGCCATCGGCACCGGCCTGTTCATGGGCGCCGGCGGCCGTCTCGCCACCGCCGGGCCGGCCCTGATCATCAGCTACGCCGTCTGCGGGTTCTTCGCCTTCATGATCCTGCGCGCCCTCGGCGAACTCGTCATGCACCGGCCCTCGTCGGGATCCTTCGTCTCCTACGCCCGCGAATTCTTCGGCGAGAAGGCCGCTTTCGTCACCGGCTGGCTCTACTGGCTGAACTGGGCCATGACCGCGATCGTGGACATCACCGCCGTCGCGCTGTACATGAACTTCTTCAAGAAGTACTGGGCGCCCATCGCGGACGTGCCGCAGTGGGCCTGGGCCCTGGCCGCCCTGATCCTGGTGCTGGGCCTGAACCTCATCAGCGTCAAGGTGTTCGGCGAGCTCGAATTCTGGTTCGCCCTCATCAAGGTGGTGGCGCTCGTGTCCTTCCTGCTCGTCGGCATCTACTTCGTCATCTTCGGCACCCCCGTCGCAGGCCAGGAGGTCGGCTTCAGCCTCATCACGGACAACGGCGGCATGTTCCCCAACGGCCTGCTGCCGGCAGTCGTGGTGATGCAGGGCGTCGTGTTCGCCTACGCCTCGATCGAGCTGATCGGCACCGCCGCGGGTGAGACGGAAAACCCGGAGAAGATCATGCCAAGGGCCATCAACACGGTGATCGTCCGTATCGCGGTGTTCTACGTCGGCTCGCTCGTGCTGCTCTCCCTGCTGCTGCCCTACAGCTCCTACAAGGCCGGCGAAAGCCCGTTCGTGACGTTCTTCGGCTCCATCGGGGTGGACGGCGTGGATGCCATCATGAACCTTGTGGTCCTGACCGCGGCCCTGTCCTCACTCAACGCCGGCCTCTACTCCACCGGCCGGATCATGCGCTCCATGTCCGTCTCGGGTTCCGCGCCGAAATTCGCCGCCCGGATGAACAAGTCCGGCGTCCCCTATGGCGGCATCGGGCTCACCGCCGGGGTGGCCGTCCTGGGCGTCATCCTGAACGCCGTGGTCCCGGCCGAGGCCTTTGAGATCGTCCTGAACGTCGCGTCCCTGGGCATCATCAGCACGTGGGCCATGATCGTCCTGTGCCAGATGCAGCTTGCCCGGCTCGCGGCCCGCGGGGAACTGCTGCGGCCCGCCTTCCGGATGCCCGGCGCACCCGTCACGGGCTGGATCACGCTGGCCTTCCTCCTGGCGGTGCTGGTCCTCATGGCCTTCGACTCGCCCGTGGGTACGTGGACCATCGCGTCCCTGGCGGTCATCGTCCC